In the Arthrobacter sp. Soc17.1.1.1 genome, AGCTCGCCGGCGAACTGGAGGCGGCCGGACTGACCGTGCTCTACGACGACCGCCCCAAGGTCTCCCCGGGCGTCAAGTTCGGCGACGCCGAGCTCATCGGCGTGCCCACCATCGTCGTCGTCGGCCGGGGTCTCGCGGACGGCGTCCTCGAGGTCAAGGACCGCCGCACGGGCGAGGCGCAGGACGTCGCCGTCGGCGAGGCCGTCGCGCTGCTGCGCGAGCTCACCGCGCACTAGGCCGCGCGGTGTCCGGGCTCGAGGAACTGCACCTCGCCACGATCCTGCTGGTCCTCGTCGCGGGATTCGCCGCGGGCTGGGTGGACGCCGTCGTCGGGGGAGGAGGGTTGCTGCAGCTGCCCGCCCTCCTCCTCGTACCCGGCATCACGCCCGTGGAGGCCCTCGCGACCAACAAGCTGGGCTCCATCTTCGGCACGACGACGAGCGCCGTCACGTACTACCGCCGCGCCCACCCGGACCTGCGCACCGCCCTGCCCATGGCGGGGATCGCCCTTGTGGGGAGCTTCGGCGGCGCGATCCTCGCCGCGTCGCTGCCGTCGTCGGTGTTCAAGCCGATCATCGTCGTGGCGCTCGTCGCCGTCGCGGTGTTCACGGCCCTCAGGCCCTCGGTGGGGACGCTCACGCAGCTGCGGCACCAGGGGGCACGGCACTACGGGACGGCCGGCGCGATCGGCCTCGTGATCGGCTTCTACGACGGGCTGATCGGCCCCGGCACCGGGTCCTTCCTTATCATCGCGATGGTCACGCTGCTCGGGTACAACTTCCTCGGCGCGAGCGCGAAGGCGAAGATCGTGAACATGGCCACCAACTTCGGG is a window encoding:
- a CDS encoding sulfite exporter TauE/SafE family protein translates to MSGLEELHLATILLVLVAGFAAGWVDAVVGGGGLLQLPALLLVPGITPVEALATNKLGSIFGTTTSAVTYYRRAHPDLRTALPMAGIALVGSFGGAILAASLPSSVFKPIIVVALVAVAVFTALRPSVGTLTQLRHQGARHYGTAGAIGLVIGFYDGLIGPGTGSFLIIAMVTLLGYNFLGASAKAKIVNMATNFGALMFFLPNGSILWGLGLLLGVANMAGGYTGSRMAISQGSRFIRVVFLAVVGALILKLGWDVWVENVRPLLGLQDG